Proteins found in one Corynebacterium sanguinis genomic segment:
- a CDS encoding TIGR03085 family metal-binding protein, with translation MSFAKQERDRLANLFLDLGPDAPTLCEGWNTRDLAIHLYIRENKLHKAGGNFIGALKPVLEKETKQQEQRPYEDVVRDWAAGPPKLLAPIDGMMNTAENFVHHEDVRRGDGVARPRDFSAGVDRTLMGLAQRFAKLTMRSSDTPIILTPPTLPPVTVGGGRKVAERGDDVIRAKGEPGELLLWIMGRDVVEIDFEGDEEKIAALQVKS, from the coding sequence ATGTCATTTGCGAAGCAAGAACGCGACCGTCTCGCGAACCTTTTCCTCGACCTCGGCCCCGATGCCCCCACGCTGTGCGAGGGCTGGAACACCCGCGACCTCGCCATCCACCTCTACATCCGAGAGAACAAGCTGCATAAGGCCGGTGGCAACTTCATCGGAGCGCTGAAGCCGGTCTTGGAGAAGGAGACCAAGCAGCAGGAACAGCGTCCCTACGAGGACGTTGTGCGCGACTGGGCTGCGGGCCCGCCAAAGTTGCTCGCCCCGATCGATGGGATGATGAACACTGCGGAGAACTTCGTCCACCACGAGGACGTGCGCCGCGGCGACGGGGTGGCTAGGCCGCGCGACTTTAGCGCGGGGGTCGACCGCACGCTGATGGGGCTGGCGCAGCGGTTCGCGAAGCTGACGATGCGCTCGTCGGATACCCCGATCATCTTGACGCCCCCGACGCTGCCGCCGGTGACCGTCGGAGGCGGGCGCAAGGTCGCCGAGCGTGGTGACGATGTGATCCGCGCCAAGGGCGAACCGGGTGAATTGCTGCTGTGGATCATGGGGCGCGACGTGGTCGAGATCGACTTCGAGGGCGATGAGGAGAAGATCGCCGCGCTGCAAGTAAAGTCCTAA
- a CDS encoding AMIN-like domain-containing (lipo)protein: protein MKLTSRYFAPVTLVTALALGSCTGAPENNAADQAPSATTTAATTATTTMTSVSPTTTTSTVIPTAQALSAVEETTSMGPFGTDRVQAYPAPGTELVISDVRVGSHDDFDRVVFEFSGTGTPGYVAGYTPEPLQQASGYPIEVNGQAYLEVMIQGTPMAMLSPNDALIETGPMDLAAGNIQGVTHGGVFEADTQYIVGLDKQRPFNLYVLENPARVVVDFQK, encoded by the coding sequence ATGAAACTCACGTCGCGCTACTTTGCTCCTGTCACTCTCGTAACAGCTTTAGCGCTCGGGTCCTGCACGGGGGCACCTGAGAACAACGCCGCCGACCAGGCCCCGAGCGCCACGACAACGGCGGCGACGACAGCCACCACAACGATGACCTCAGTCTCCCCCACCACGACCACCAGCACGGTCATCCCCACTGCCCAGGCACTGTCGGCCGTGGAGGAGACCACGTCGATGGGCCCGTTCGGCACCGACCGCGTCCAGGCCTACCCCGCCCCCGGGACCGAGCTAGTCATCTCCGACGTCCGCGTCGGCTCCCACGACGACTTCGACCGCGTCGTCTTCGAGTTCTCCGGCACCGGCACCCCGGGCTACGTTGCCGGGTACACGCCCGAGCCTCTGCAGCAGGCCTCCGGCTACCCCATCGAGGTCAACGGCCAGGCCTACCTCGAGGTGATGATCCAGGGAACCCCGATGGCGATGCTGAGCCCCAACGACGCCCTGATCGAGACCGGGCCGATGGATCTGGCCGCCGGCAACATCCAGGGTGTCACCCACGGCGGCGTTTTCGAGGCCGACACCCAGTACATCGTGGGCCTGGACAAGCAGCGCCCCTTCAACCTCTACGTGCTGGAGAACCCGGCACGCGTGGTCGTCGACTTCCAGAAGTAA
- a CDS encoding ribonuclease J — MNEPRNRARKVTRKAGPPEPADQQPVFQAPEQAPAAPEASAQQDGNDNRDRSKDSGNGNNNNGNNRGGNGNNNRGGNNNHGDNGNNGNNGNNNGGRNRRRGRGRGSNGGNNRGGNGGNEGGQNRRNPMKGMQGADLTKRLPTPPQAPSNGLRIYALGGISEIGRNMTVFEYNGRLLVVDCGVLFPNSGEPGVDLVLPDFGPIENKLDKIEALIVTHGHEDHIGAIPWLLKLRPDIPIYSSRFTNALIAAKTKEHRQRPKLNEVTKDSELNLGPFRIRFWHVGHSIPECLGVSIKTGAGHVVMTGDIKLDQTPYDGQPTDLPALSRFGDEGIDLFMCDSTNATVPGISSSEKGIEENLTRLVQGAKQRVIISSFASNVARVQMAVNAAVANGRKVAFNGRSMIRNMEIAEKMSLLRAPRGTIIPIEEAAKMAPHKVVLITTGTQGEPMAALSRMSRREHRQITVRDGDLIILSSSLIPGNEEAVFAVINNLAQIGATVITNDDAHVHASGHGYAGELLFLYNAARPKGAMPVHGEWRHMRANKELAISTGVKPENTALAQNGVVVDMVGGKINVVGQYQVGQLYVDGETMGDVDPDVLADRTSLASGGVVSITCVIDDRTGRLLETPRVSTTGFSDDDRDFNKKVAEGVETVMNDLAAQGENDPYRMVQQLRRHVSKAIEQKYKREPVILPTVVPMAADNVPFDDADVDAARESL, encoded by the coding sequence ATGAACGAACCCCGCAATCGCGCCCGCAAGGTGACCCGCAAGGCTGGGCCCCCAGAGCCGGCCGATCAGCAGCCGGTGTTCCAGGCGCCGGAGCAGGCCCCTGCAGCACCCGAGGCTTCCGCACAGCAGGACGGCAACGACAACCGTGACCGCTCGAAGGATTCCGGCAACGGCAATAACAACAACGGCAACAACCGCGGCGGCAACGGTAACAATAACCGTGGCGGCAACAACAACCACGGTGACAACGGCAACAACGGCAACAACGGCAACAACAATGGCGGCCGCAACCGCCGCCGCGGCCGTGGACGTGGTTCCAACGGCGGCAACAACCGCGGTGGCAACGGCGGAAATGAGGGTGGCCAAAACCGTCGCAACCCGATGAAGGGCATGCAGGGCGCGGATCTGACTAAGCGCCTTCCCACCCCGCCGCAGGCACCGAGCAACGGTCTGCGCATCTACGCTCTCGGTGGCATCTCCGAGATCGGGCGCAACATGACCGTGTTCGAGTACAACGGCCGCCTGCTCGTCGTCGACTGCGGCGTGCTGTTTCCGAACTCCGGTGAACCGGGCGTCGACCTGGTCCTGCCGGACTTCGGTCCCATCGAGAATAAGCTGGACAAGATCGAGGCACTGATTGTCACCCACGGTCACGAAGACCACATCGGTGCGATCCCGTGGCTGCTCAAGCTGCGCCCCGACATTCCGATCTACTCCTCGCGCTTCACCAACGCGCTGATCGCGGCGAAGACGAAGGAGCACCGCCAGCGTCCGAAGCTCAACGAGGTGACCAAGGATTCCGAACTCAACCTTGGCCCGTTCCGCATCCGCTTCTGGCACGTCGGCCACTCCATTCCGGAGTGCCTGGGCGTGTCCATCAAGACGGGCGCGGGCCACGTGGTGATGACGGGCGACATCAAGCTCGATCAGACCCCGTACGACGGTCAGCCCACCGACCTGCCCGCGCTGTCGCGCTTTGGCGACGAGGGCATCGACCTGTTTATGTGCGATTCCACAAACGCCACGGTGCCGGGAATTTCCTCCTCGGAGAAGGGCATTGAGGAAAACCTCACCCGCCTGGTTCAGGGCGCGAAGCAGCGCGTGATCATCTCCTCATTCGCCTCCAATGTGGCGCGCGTGCAGATGGCGGTCAACGCCGCGGTCGCGAACGGCCGCAAGGTGGCCTTCAACGGCCGCTCGATGATTCGCAACATGGAGATCGCGGAGAAGATGAGCCTGCTGCGCGCCCCGCGCGGCACGATCATCCCGATCGAGGAGGCCGCAAAGATGGCCCCGCACAAGGTCGTGCTCATCACCACCGGTACCCAGGGCGAGCCCATGGCGGCGCTGTCGCGTATGTCGCGACGCGAGCACCGCCAGATCACGGTGCGCGACGGCGACCTGATCATCCTGTCGTCCTCGCTCATCCCGGGCAACGAGGAAGCCGTCTTTGCGGTGATCAACAACCTCGCGCAGATCGGCGCGACGGTGATCACCAACGACGACGCGCACGTCCACGCCTCGGGCCACGGCTATGCCGGCGAGCTTTTGTTCCTGTACAATGCGGCGCGCCCGAAGGGTGCGATGCCGGTGCACGGCGAGTGGCGCCACATGCGCGCCAACAAGGAGCTGGCAATCTCCACCGGCGTGAAGCCGGAGAACACGGCCCTTGCACAGAACGGTGTCGTGGTGGACATGGTCGGCGGCAAGATCAACGTCGTCGGACAGTACCAGGTCGGCCAGCTCTACGTCGACGGCGAGACCATGGGCGATGTGGACCCGGACGTGCTGGCCGATCGCACCAGCCTCGCCTCCGGCGGCGTTGTGTCGATCACCTGCGTCATCGACGACCGCACGGGCCGTCTCTTGGAGACGCCTCGCGTGTCGACGACCGGCTTCTCCGACGATGACCGCGACTTCAACAAGAAGGTCGCCGAGGGTGTCGAAACGGTCATGAACGACCTGGCTGCGCAGGGTGAGAATGACCCGTACCGCATGGTGCAGCAGCTGCGTCGCCACGTGTCGAAGGCGATCGAGCAGAAGTACAAGCGCGAGCCTGTCATCCTGCCGACGGTCGTGCCGATGGCGGCCGACAACGTCCCCTTTGACGACGCCGATGTCGACGCCGCGCGCGAGTCGCTTTAA
- the thyX gene encoding FAD-dependent thymidylate synthase gives MALEKDLDVQLIAASRFAVPDGVDWVPDEGVSDAEAIVEFAGRACYETFDRPNPHTATNSAYLHHIIDVGHDALLEHATATMYIRGLSRAAGNELLRHRNFSFSQLSQRFVHEDESEVVVPALIAQDEELHRMFVRAADETRFIYDELLKSLEENLEGEPNSLLRRKKARQTARAILPNATETRFVVTGNYRAWRQFISARASEHADGEIRMLAVTCLEILREHAPTLFDDFMVSELTDGTKMATSPYVS, from the coding sequence ATGGCGTTAGAGAAAGATCTGGACGTCCAGCTCATCGCCGCGAGCCGCTTCGCCGTGCCCGATGGGGTGGACTGGGTTCCCGATGAGGGTGTAAGCGACGCTGAGGCGATCGTGGAGTTCGCGGGCCGCGCCTGTTACGAAACCTTCGACCGCCCCAACCCCCACACCGCGACCAACAGTGCATACCTACACCACATCATCGACGTGGGCCACGACGCGCTGCTCGAGCACGCCACCGCGACGATGTACATCCGCGGGCTCTCACGCGCGGCGGGCAACGAGCTGTTGCGCCACCGCAACTTCTCCTTCTCGCAGCTCAGCCAGCGTTTCGTGCATGAGGACGAAAGCGAGGTCGTCGTTCCCGCCCTGATCGCGCAGGACGAAGAGTTGCACCGGATGTTCGTCCGCGCCGCCGACGAGACGCGCTTTATTTACGACGAGCTGCTGAAATCGCTCGAGGAGAACCTGGAGGGGGAGCCGAACTCGCTGCTGCGACGCAAGAAGGCGCGCCAGACCGCCCGCGCGATTTTGCCGAACGCGACGGAGACCCGCTTCGTGGTCACCGGCAACTACCGGGCGTGGCGCCAGTTCATCTCGGCGCGCGCCTCCGAACACGCCGACGGCGAGATCAGGATGCTCGCCGTGACCTGCCTGGAGATTCTGCGCGAGCATGCGCCCACGCTCTTCGACGACTTCATGGTCAGCGAACTGACCGATGGGACGAAGATGGCCACTAGCCCGTACGTATCCTAG
- a CDS encoding DNA translocase FtsK, with protein MSVRNSPRTSARSQTGPRGRERSTRTSTSYAASLTHPSTSTMLAAETTDERVGSAYKVVGSSLGAAARGVGSVFGKLTTGLRRSEDNDDSTDPFFDEEAADEPVTRRRKPKKTERDEEKGEHDTVQNTRGGNHADAWGLVLIGLSAVIGASVWFDIAGPVGRLIAQGVHWVIGAGALILPVALVAVAVALMLDTRSDSAVRARVSLGIGIITLAMLGLVHVFAGNPQDWEGRRVAGGAVGALLGGTLSAGFSSFVAVPLLILVIVYGALKTTGVTVRQAVDLLKETISSAKGGLSSSGDNDGADDKDPYSHVDEDLEDIAEGRERRRARAAAPTEVVKRPRRRTPLDNYPADESTRVMPRRVRLDENLFDEPSEPIKPSADAEDIAPAPEPADEAGSTSTRVLPRTQPEPEPEDDSAADAISQSREAMRAAIVARSGIDAAAVPASTPKSEVEKAEAPAAPAPTPRVPFDESDYVLPSTDLLIAGTAPKTRTEANDRMIEAITDVFEEFRVDAQVTGFSRGPTVTRYEVELGPGVKVSKITNLQSNLAYAAATDNVRLLTPIPGKSLVGIEVPNLDREMVRLRDVLDAPKVTADRDPMLIGLGKDIEGDFIASSVQKMPHLLVAGSTGSGKSAFVNSLLISLLTRATPDEVRLILVDPKMVELTPYEGIPHLITPIITQPKKAAAALQWLVEEMEQRYMDMKSSRVRHIKDFNRKVRSGELTAPPGSEREMRPYPFIICVVDELADLMMTAPKEIEESIVRITQKARAAGIHLVLATQRPSVDVVTGLIKTNVPSRLAFATSSLTDSRVILDQAGAEKLIGMGDGLFIPQGAGKPQRLQGAYVTDEEIQAVVEAAKSQDSPSYVEGVTEDKQAEAKVIDDDIGKDLDDLLEAVELVVTSQLGSTSMLQRKLRIGFAKAGRLMDLMETRGVVGPSEGSKAREVLVKPEELETILWMIKGADPAEAPTDEPSLGDAPSDATTPGETRVVNATYNPTGGAF; from the coding sequence ATGTCTGTCAGGAACTCGCCTCGCACCTCCGCGCGCTCGCAGACCGGCCCTCGGGGACGGGAGCGCAGCACGCGGACGTCGACAAGCTATGCCGCGTCGCTGACCCACCCCTCGACCTCGACGATGCTCGCGGCGGAAACCACCGATGAGCGGGTCGGCTCTGCGTACAAGGTTGTCGGCAGCTCGCTGGGGGCGGCGGCGCGTGGTGTTGGTTCGGTGTTTGGGAAGCTGACGACGGGCCTGCGCCGCAGCGAGGATAACGACGATTCGACCGATCCTTTTTTCGACGAGGAGGCGGCTGACGAGCCGGTGACGCGGCGTCGTAAACCGAAGAAAACCGAACGCGACGAGGAGAAAGGCGAGCACGACACGGTGCAGAACACACGGGGCGGCAACCACGCCGACGCGTGGGGGCTCGTGCTCATCGGGCTGTCTGCCGTCATTGGCGCTTCCGTATGGTTCGACATCGCGGGCCCGGTCGGGCGCCTCATCGCCCAGGGTGTGCACTGGGTAATCGGCGCGGGCGCGCTGATCCTGCCCGTGGCGCTGGTAGCCGTCGCGGTCGCGCTGATGCTGGACACGCGCTCCGACTCGGCGGTTCGCGCTCGGGTCAGCCTCGGCATCGGCATCATCACGCTGGCCATGCTCGGCCTCGTGCACGTCTTTGCCGGCAACCCACAGGATTGGGAGGGCCGCCGCGTCGCCGGCGGGGCAGTGGGCGCGCTCCTCGGCGGGACACTCTCGGCGGGGTTTTCCTCCTTCGTCGCCGTGCCCCTGCTGATCCTGGTGATCGTCTACGGCGCGCTCAAGACCACCGGCGTGACCGTGCGCCAGGCGGTTGACCTGCTGAAGGAGACCATTTCCTCGGCGAAGGGCGGGCTCTCCTCGTCCGGTGACAACGATGGCGCTGACGACAAGGACCCCTACAGCCACGTTGATGAGGACCTCGAGGACATCGCCGAGGGCCGCGAGCGCAGGCGCGCCCGCGCAGCCGCACCCACCGAGGTGGTGAAGCGGCCGCGTCGTCGCACCCCGCTGGATAACTACCCGGCGGACGAGTCCACGCGAGTCATGCCGCGCCGCGTCCGGTTGGACGAGAACCTCTTCGACGAGCCGAGCGAGCCGATTAAGCCGAGCGCCGACGCCGAGGACATCGCACCCGCGCCGGAGCCCGCGGATGAAGCCGGGTCGACCTCCACCCGCGTGCTGCCGCGCACCCAGCCTGAGCCGGAGCCCGAGGACGACAGCGCAGCGGATGCGATCTCGCAGTCCCGCGAGGCGATGCGCGCTGCGATCGTTGCGCGCTCCGGCATTGACGCCGCCGCCGTGCCCGCCTCGACGCCGAAGTCCGAGGTGGAGAAGGCCGAAGCGCCGGCCGCGCCGGCGCCGACTCCGCGCGTGCCTTTCGACGAGTCGGACTACGTGCTGCCCTCGACGGACCTGCTGATCGCGGGCACGGCGCCGAAGACGCGCACGGAAGCCAACGACCGGATGATCGAAGCGATCACGGATGTCTTCGAGGAGTTCCGCGTTGACGCGCAGGTCACGGGGTTCTCCCGCGGGCCGACAGTGACGCGCTACGAGGTCGAGCTCGGCCCCGGCGTGAAGGTGTCCAAGATCACCAACCTGCAGTCCAACCTCGCCTACGCCGCCGCGACGGACAACGTGCGTCTACTCACCCCGATCCCCGGCAAGTCGCTCGTCGGCATCGAGGTGCCCAATCTCGACCGCGAGATGGTCAGGCTGCGCGACGTGCTCGACGCGCCGAAGGTCACCGCCGACCGCGACCCCATGCTCATCGGCCTCGGCAAGGACATCGAGGGTGACTTCATCGCCTCCAGCGTGCAGAAGATGCCGCACCTGCTCGTCGCCGGTTCCACCGGCTCGGGTAAGTCGGCGTTCGTCAACTCGCTGCTGATCTCGCTGTTGACCCGCGCCACGCCTGACGAGGTGCGGCTAATCCTGGTGGACCCGAAGATGGTGGAGCTGACCCCGTACGAGGGCATCCCGCACCTGATCACGCCGATTATCACCCAGCCGAAGAAGGCGGCCGCCGCGCTGCAGTGGCTGGTGGAGGAGATGGAGCAGCGCTACATGGACATGAAGTCCTCGCGCGTGCGCCACATTAAGGACTTCAACAGGAAGGTGCGCTCGGGCGAGCTGACCGCTCCTCCCGGTTCGGAGCGCGAGATGCGCCCGTACCCGTTCATCATCTGCGTGGTCGACGAGCTGGCGGATCTGATGATGACGGCCCCGAAGGAGATCGAGGAGTCGATCGTGCGCATCACCCAGAAGGCGCGTGCGGCCGGCATCCACCTGGTGCTGGCCACCCAGCGCCCGTCCGTGGACGTGGTCACTGGCCTGATCAAGACCAACGTGCCGTCGCGTCTGGCCTTCGCAACGTCGTCGCTGACGGACTCGCGCGTGATCTTGGACCAGGCGGGTGCGGAGAAGCTCATCGGCATGGGTGACGGGTTGTTCATCCCGCAGGGCGCGGGCAAGCCGCAGCGCCTGCAGGGCGCCTACGTCACGGACGAGGAGATCCAGGCCGTCGTCGAGGCCGCGAAGTCGCAGGACTCACCGTCGTACGTCGAGGGCGTGACCGAGGACAAGCAGGCCGAGGCGAAGGTGATCGACGACGACATCGGCAAGGACCTCGACGACCTGCTCGAGGCCGTCGAGCTCGTGGTCACCTCCCAGCTCGGCTCGACCTCGATGCTGCAGCGCAAGCTGCGCATCGGCTTCGCCAAGGCGGGGCGCCTGATGGACTTGATGGAAACCCGCGGCGTGGTGGGCCCGTCCGAAGGCTCGAAGGCGCGTGAGGTGCTGGTCAAGCCGGAGGAGCTGGAGACGATCCTGTGGATGATCAAGGGGGCCGATCCTGCGGAGGCGCCCACCGACGAGCCTTCGCTTGGCGACGCCCCCTCCGACGCCACCACCCCCGGCGAGACCCGTGTGGTCAACGCCACCTACAACCCAACGGGCGGAGCGTTCTAG
- the pgsA gene encoding CDP-diacylglycerol--glycerol-3-phosphate 3-phosphatidyltransferase, whose translation MTQPQQSNWNLPNVLTSARIVFVPVFAWLVLSERWWWAFGLFVVLMATDKLDGDIARSRGLVTDFGKIADPIADKALMITALVTLNIASTLPVWITVLIVLRELGITVWRMFMLRRGNVVPASKGGKLKTVLQTLGVALYLCPLPSWMDVPTFIVMLVATAVTVITGIQYIVDSRKVNRG comes from the coding sequence GTGACCCAGCCACAGCAATCCAATTGGAACCTGCCCAACGTGTTGACGTCGGCACGCATCGTGTTTGTGCCCGTGTTCGCGTGGCTCGTTCTCTCGGAGCGCTGGTGGTGGGCGTTCGGCTTGTTCGTGGTGCTAATGGCCACGGACAAGCTCGACGGTGACATCGCGCGGTCCCGCGGCCTTGTCACCGACTTCGGCAAGATCGCCGACCCGATTGCCGATAAAGCGCTGATGATCACCGCGCTGGTCACACTCAACATCGCATCCACCTTGCCGGTGTGGATCACGGTGCTCATCGTGCTCCGCGAGCTCGGCATCACGGTGTGGCGGATGTTCATGCTGCGCCGTGGCAACGTCGTCCCGGCGTCGAAAGGCGGCAAGCTCAAGACCGTTCTTCAGACCCTCGGCGTGGCGCTGTACCTGTGCCCGCTGCCGAGCTGGATGGACGTCCCGACGTTCATCGTCATGCTGGTCGCCACGGCCGTCACCGTGATCACGGGCATCCAGTACATCGTGGATTCGAGGAAGGTCAACCGTGGATAG
- the dapB gene encoding 4-hydroxy-tetrahydrodipicolinate reductase, translating into MAIKVGVLGAKGRVGSAVIAGVKATEDIELVAEIDQDDSLSLLTEKGAEVIVDFTTPSAVMGNLEFCIKHGIHCVVGTTGFDDERYEQVRQWLQANENVGVLIAPNFAISAVLTMAFARQAAPFFESAEVVEYHHPHKLDAPSGTAIKTAQGIAQARREAGMDPVPDATEQSLDGARGAGIDGVKVHAVRMTGMVAHEEVIFGTQDQSLIIRQDSYGRDSFVPGVLTGVRQVAEHPGLTVGLDKYLGL; encoded by the coding sequence ATGGCCATCAAAGTTGGAGTTCTTGGAGCGAAGGGGCGCGTCGGCTCGGCGGTCATCGCGGGTGTCAAGGCCACCGAGGACATTGAGCTCGTCGCGGAGATTGATCAGGACGACAGCCTGTCGCTGCTGACGGAGAAGGGCGCGGAGGTCATCGTCGATTTCACCACCCCGTCCGCAGTCATGGGCAACCTGGAGTTCTGCATCAAGCACGGCATCCACTGCGTCGTCGGCACCACGGGCTTTGACGACGAGCGCTACGAGCAGGTGCGCCAATGGCTGCAAGCAAACGAGAACGTGGGCGTTCTCATCGCCCCCAACTTCGCTATCTCGGCTGTGCTGACCATGGCGTTCGCCCGCCAGGCAGCGCCGTTCTTCGAGTCGGCCGAGGTGGTGGAGTACCACCACCCGCACAAGCTGGACGCCCCTTCCGGCACCGCGATTAAGACGGCCCAAGGCATTGCCCAGGCTCGTCGAGAAGCAGGCATGGACCCCGTGCCGGACGCCACCGAACAGAGCCTCGACGGCGCACGCGGGGCCGGCATCGACGGCGTGAAGGTCCACGCCGTGCGCATGACCGGCATGGTTGCGCACGAGGAGGTCATCTTCGGCACCCAGGACCAGTCACTGATCATCCGCCAGGACTCCTACGGCCGCGACTCCTTCGTCCCGGGCGTGCTCACGGGCGTGCGCCAGGTCGCCGAGCACCCGGGTCTGACCGTGGGGCTGGACAAGTACCTGGGGCTGTAA
- a CDS encoding TerC family protein has product MGVPTSIWLITSAVIVGFFIFDFFGHVKDAHEPSLKESGFWTAFYVTIALLFGGVIWWLWDGEHAAQYYTGYVTEKALSVDNLFVFALIMGAFKIPRKYQQKVLLLGIAIALVMRLIFILLGAAVIAAWSDVFYLFAIFLIWTAIKLAYDEATDQEETDPNDMFIVKTLRRVFPVTKSYHGDKLVSVTQAGKKALTPLFVALLAIGFVDIMFALDSIPAIYGITSEPFIVFTTNAFALLGLRQMYFLLDGLLDRLVYLSYGLAIILGFIGVKLLLHALHENNLPFVNGGENVMVPEIGTFTSLSVIIGVLTVTVVASLVKNRMDIAAGRVDPDGPKWHIDYDDHGNRRKVDNHGNHLEWIDDPATSGRGDHTATGSRETDHLDVSRGGEK; this is encoded by the coding sequence ATGGGTGTGCCCACATCAATATGGCTGATCACCTCGGCCGTCATCGTGGGCTTCTTCATTTTTGACTTTTTTGGACACGTCAAAGATGCGCACGAACCTTCACTGAAAGAATCGGGATTCTGGACCGCGTTCTACGTCACCATCGCTCTGCTTTTCGGCGGCGTGATCTGGTGGCTGTGGGACGGCGAGCACGCCGCGCAGTACTACACCGGCTACGTCACGGAAAAGGCGTTGAGCGTTGACAACCTGTTCGTCTTCGCGCTGATCATGGGCGCGTTCAAAATCCCGCGCAAGTACCAGCAGAAGGTGTTGCTGCTGGGCATCGCGATCGCGCTGGTCATGCGCCTGATCTTCATCCTGCTTGGCGCGGCCGTGATTGCCGCGTGGTCGGACGTGTTCTACCTGTTTGCGATCTTCCTCATCTGGACCGCGATCAAGCTGGCGTACGACGAGGCGACCGACCAGGAAGAAACCGACCCGAACGACATGTTCATTGTGAAGACGCTGCGCCGCGTTTTCCCGGTGACCAAGTCGTACCACGGCGACAAGCTTGTCTCCGTCACCCAGGCAGGCAAGAAGGCACTGACGCCGCTGTTCGTGGCGCTTCTGGCGATTGGTTTCGTCGACATCATGTTCGCGCTTGACTCCATCCCCGCGATCTACGGCATCACCTCTGAGCCGTTCATCGTGTTCACGACCAACGCGTTCGCATTGCTTGGCCTGCGTCAGATGTACTTCTTGCTCGACGGTCTTCTGGACCGCCTTGTCTACCTGTCGTACGGCCTGGCCATCATCCTTGGCTTTATCGGTGTCAAGCTGCTGCTGCACGCCTTGCACGAGAACAACCTGCCGTTTGTCAACGGCGGCGAGAACGTGATGGTGCCGGAGATCGGGACCTTTACCTCCCTGTCCGTGATCATCGGCGTGCTTACTGTGACCGTCGTGGCGTCCCTGGTGAAGAACCGCATGGACATTGCCGCTGGCCGCGTTGACCCGGACGGGCCGAAGTGGCACATTGACTACGACGACCACGGCAACCGCCGCAAGGTGGACAACCATGGCAACCACCTCGAGTGGATTGACGATCCCGCCACCTCTGGCCGCGGCGATCACACAGCAACCGGTTCGCGCGAGACGGATCACCTCGACGTCTCGCGCGGGGGCGAGAAATAG
- the dapA gene encoding 4-hydroxy-tetrahydrodipicolinate synthase, which translates to MGITNKANTGADIFGTVSVAMVTPFDSSGELDLDAGRKLAAHLVDNGIDSLVLAGTTGESPTTTPEEKIALLKAVKEEVGDRARLIAGAGSYNTRKSIQLATLSAQAGADALLVVTPYYSKPSQAGLIAHFTAVAEATDLPICLYDIPGRSGIPIEGETIRELAKLPTIKGLKDAKGDFFQAAPLIQETGLAWYSGDDPLNVPWLSVGATGVISVVGHAAPQLLRELITSFEEGDLARTREINANTIDVLARQQAILGGVTFAKAALQLQGINVGEPRLPVVAATEAQMEALREDMEKAGVL; encoded by the coding sequence ATGGGCATTACAAACAAAGCTAATACCGGTGCGGACATTTTCGGCACCGTCAGCGTCGCCATGGTCACGCCGTTTGATTCCAGCGGTGAGCTCGACTTGGACGCGGGACGAAAGTTGGCTGCCCACCTCGTAGACAATGGAATCGATTCACTAGTACTCGCAGGAACGACGGGGGAGTCGCCGACGACCACCCCGGAGGAGAAGATCGCGCTGCTCAAGGCAGTGAAGGAGGAGGTCGGCGACCGCGCCCGACTGATCGCCGGCGCGGGTTCCTACAACACGCGCAAGTCCATTCAGCTGGCGACGCTCTCGGCGCAGGCCGGTGCGGATGCTCTGCTGGTGGTCACGCCGTACTACTCCAAGCCGTCGCAGGCTGGACTGATCGCGCACTTCACCGCTGTCGCCGAGGCGACCGACCTGCCGATCTGCCTGTACGACATCCCGGGCCGCTCCGGCATCCCGATCGAGGGGGAGACGATCCGCGAGTTGGCCAAGCTGCCGACGATTAAGGGCCTCAAGGACGCGAAGGGCGATTTCTTCCAGGCGGCCCCGTTAATTCAGGAGACCGGCCTAGCCTGGTATTCTGGCGACGATCCGCTCAACGTGCCCTGGCTGTCCGTTGGAGCCACCGGCGTTATCTCGGTGGTGGGACATGCCGCTCCGCAGTTGTTGCGCGAACTAATTACAAGCTTCGAGGAAGGCGACCTCGCCCGTACGCGGGAAATCAACGCCAATACCATCGACGTGCTGGCTCGCCAGCAGGCAATTCTCGGTGGTGTGACATTTGCAAAGGCAGCCCTGCAACTTCAGGGCATTAACGTCGGGGAACCCCGTCTGCCCGTGGTCGCAGCGACCGAGGCGCAGATGGAGGCTCTCCGCGAAGATATGGAAAAGGCTGGAGTCCTCTAA